One window from the genome of Nicotiana tomentosiformis chromosome 5, ASM39032v3, whole genome shotgun sequence encodes:
- the LOC138891565 gene encoding uncharacterized protein isoform X1 — translation MRLLGHFKSLVGNKAQPEGSIAKGYIVEEALIFCSRYFERIESRLNRPRRVNDEPNLNEASEMSSIFPLQGKPVGSSLTFPLTPLVKTQAHRYVLFNCVAVNPFIDEFRDHIKKSTRGRRPSASDLERKVNKEFPYWFPKRICRRPNVSRTCKSQSNQCPLHNLLM, via the exons ATGAG GTTGTTAGGTCATTTTAAGTCCCTCGTAGGGAACAAGGCACAACCAGAAGGTTCCATAGCTAAAGGTTACATTGTTGAAGAAGCTCTAATTTTTTGTTCTCGTTACTTTGAGAGGATTGAGTCAAGGCTGAATAGGCCTAGACGTGTAAATGATGAACCAAATCTTAATGAGGCTTCTGAAATGTCCTCTATCTTCCCTCTACAAGGTAAACCAGTTGGAAGCTCCTTAACATTCCCCTTGACTCCATTGGTGAAGACGCAAGCTCATCGATATGTGTTATTTAATTGTGTAGCAGTGAATCCATTTATTGA TGAGTTTAGGGATCACATAAAAAAGAGCACAAGAGGACGGAGACCTTCAGCATCAGATTTAGAGAGGAAGGTTAATAAAGAGTTTCCTTATTGGTTCCCAAAGCGG ATATGTCGGAGACCAAACGTTTCTAGAACCTGCAAAAGTCAGTCCAATCAGTGCCCCCTTCACAACCTATTGATGTGA
- the LOC138891565 gene encoding uncharacterized protein isoform X2, whose protein sequence is MRLLGHFKSLVGNKAQPEGSIAKGYIVEEALIFCSRYFERIESRLNRPRRVNDEPNLNEASEMSSIFPLQGKPVGSSLTFPLTPLVKTQAHRYVLFNCVAVNPFIDEFRDHIKKSTRGRRPSASDLERKVNKEFPYWFPKRIMNPKIADTISTDIKFLA, encoded by the exons ATGAG GTTGTTAGGTCATTTTAAGTCCCTCGTAGGGAACAAGGCACAACCAGAAGGTTCCATAGCTAAAGGTTACATTGTTGAAGAAGCTCTAATTTTTTGTTCTCGTTACTTTGAGAGGATTGAGTCAAGGCTGAATAGGCCTAGACGTGTAAATGATGAACCAAATCTTAATGAGGCTTCTGAAATGTCCTCTATCTTCCCTCTACAAGGTAAACCAGTTGGAAGCTCCTTAACATTCCCCTTGACTCCATTGGTGAAGACGCAAGCTCATCGATATGTGTTATTTAATTGTGTAGCAGTGAATCCATTTATTGA TGAGTTTAGGGATCACATAAAAAAGAGCACAAGAGGACGGAGACCTTCAGCATCAGATTTAGAGAGGAAGGTTAATAAAGAGTTTCCTTATTGGTTCCCAAAGCGG ATTATGAACCCAAAAATTGCAGACACCATCTCTACTGATATAAAGTTTCTAGCATGA